From the genome of Pelobacter propionicus DSM 2379, one region includes:
- a CDS encoding SAM-dependent methyltransferase, translated as MHIFNRHTKRLLVFMFFAVLALPLFSSSDALARDEAATRLHLVSVGSGDPDNITLKAVTVIRDADIVFCDKRIRDKFPVLLHGKEIHDIGFGIFGIFGKSMEEAKKNKRFNYEEKTKELKQIDAVIRAAVRNGKKVAVLDSGDPTIYGPHMWYMEAFEDLNPEVVPGISCFNAANAALKKGVTSGKNTHSVILTASFGREDAGGTDSIENLSANRASMVFFTMFLNMDEVVKKLRVHYLPETPIAIVLNAGYREKERVIRGTLGTILAEMKGEKLPFEHLIYVGDFLTNRYQASGK; from the coding sequence ATGCACATATTCAACAGGCACACCAAGAGATTGCTGGTATTCATGTTTTTCGCGGTACTGGCGCTTCCGTTGTTTTCCTCTTCAGACGCACTGGCCAGGGATGAGGCCGCAACCCGGCTGCACCTGGTGAGCGTTGGCAGCGGCGACCCGGACAACATCACGCTCAAGGCGGTTACTGTGATCAGGGATGCGGACATTGTCTTCTGTGACAAGAGGATCAGGGACAAGTTTCCCGTGTTGCTTCATGGAAAGGAGATTCACGACATAGGATTCGGCATCTTCGGCATCTTCGGCAAGTCAATGGAAGAGGCGAAGAAGAACAAGCGCTTCAACTATGAGGAAAAAACAAAGGAACTGAAGCAGATCGATGCCGTTATCCGCGCTGCCGTCAGGAACGGGAAGAAGGTGGCGGTCCTGGACAGCGGGGATCCCACCATCTATGGGCCGCACATGTGGTACATGGAGGCGTTTGAAGACCTGAATCCTGAAGTGGTGCCGGGGATCAGCTGTTTTAACGCTGCTAACGCGGCTTTGAAAAAAGGGGTGACCTCGGGAAAGAACACGCATTCGGTCATCCTTACCGCCTCCTTCGGCAGGGAGGATGCCGGCGGCACGGACAGCATCGAGAATCTCTCCGCAAACCGGGCCTCCATGGTCTTCTTCACCATGTTTCTCAACATGGATGAGGTGGTGAAGAAACTGAGAGTCCACTATCTGCCCGAGACACCCATCGCGATCGTTCTCAACGCCGGTTACCGGGAAAAGGAGCGGGTCATCCGGGGTACCCTCGGCACCATTCTCGCCGAGATGAAGGGTGAGAAGCTTCCCTTCGAGCATCTCATCTACGTCGGTGATTTCCTGACCAACCGTTACCAGGCCAGCGGGAAATGA
- a CDS encoding DUF4198 domain-containing protein: MKLIRLIPLFVFCMTSVAQGHMLWLAPAEHSLKSGGTTTIDIGWGHSYPGGEKLKEENIEGVFAVDSSGRRTQLERIAPARYRFAPRSKGNHTIVVTQRPGFMSTTPDGRRMGSRREHGDAVSCMHFAMSGKTVISVGSKDRKRSGRPILPFEIIPLKGTDKARVGDEVSLMLYFNGKPLPNVKLKAVDADSARRKEGSWAQEAVSDSKGVARIRLGAKGQWLITAHYEKPYQDTAVCDKDMYLTTLTLTIK; this comes from the coding sequence ATGAAACTGATCAGACTGATCCCCCTGTTTGTCTTCTGCATGACATCCGTGGCCCAGGGCCACATGCTCTGGCTCGCTCCGGCTGAGCACTCGCTCAAGTCCGGCGGAACAACGACCATCGATATCGGCTGGGGGCACAGCTATCCGGGTGGCGAGAAACTCAAGGAGGAGAACATCGAGGGGGTGTTCGCGGTCGATTCCAGCGGGCGCAGGACGCAGCTGGAGCGGATCGCTCCCGCCAGGTACCGCTTCGCTCCCCGATCAAAGGGGAACCACACCATCGTCGTCACGCAGAGACCGGGCTTCATGTCCACAACGCCGGATGGCCGCAGGATGGGAAGCAGGCGGGAGCATGGGGATGCGGTCTCCTGCATGCACTTCGCCATGTCCGGCAAGACGGTCATAAGCGTCGGCTCAAAGGACAGAAAGCGGTCGGGTCGCCCGATTCTGCCGTTCGAGATCATTCCTCTGAAAGGTACGGACAAGGCAAGGGTTGGGGATGAAGTGTCGCTGATGCTGTATTTCAACGGCAAACCGCTCCCGAACGTGAAACTCAAGGCCGTGGATGCTGACTCCGCGCGAAGGAAGGAGGGGAGCTGGGCGCAGGAGGCGGTGAGTGACTCCAAGGGGGTGGCGCGGATTCGGCTCGGCGCCAAGGGGCAGTGGCTGATAACGGCGCATTACGAGAAGCCGTATCAGGATACGGCTGTCTGCGACAAGGATATGTATCTCACCACCCTGACGCTGACGATCAAGTAA
- a CDS encoding APC family permease yields the protein MKNSLNNKNGLKREMGLFSATILVIANMVGTGIFTTSGFIMQELGDPASLLLCWIVGGVFALSGALCYGELGAMFPRAGGEYVFLRESFGKGVAFLSGWISLVVGFSAPIAAAAIAFATYLLRLLPNIPHVEYACTLFDVKVFVLSHITLTAIAVVVIISLAHYHSLSLGTKIQNILTLFKVGFIICLVAAGFWYGQGETGLVFTAPAVETVFSGRFAVALIFVSFAFSGWNAAAYLGGEIRDPERNIRVSLLAGTLFVIFVYLVLNVLYLYALPAEKMSGVLEVGAESATALFGRNIGQFFAAAIAVGLLSVLSAMIMTGPRVYYAMARDGVFFELFGRVNSLHRTPAHSILLQGGLAALLILTASFDALLLYIGFTLSLSATLTVIGMIRLRFSSPRLNRPYRTFGYPLTPLLFIAGNLWIICFSIASRPITALLGLGTIGAGGVVYSCFRAKGGLARDGEEDCPRVASMVD from the coding sequence GTGAAAAACAGCCTGAATAACAAGAATGGCCTGAAGCGGGAAATGGGGCTTTTCTCCGCCACGATCCTGGTGATCGCCAACATGGTGGGCACCGGAATCTTCACCACCTCCGGATTCATCATGCAGGAGCTGGGAGATCCCGCGTCCCTGCTCCTCTGCTGGATCGTGGGGGGAGTGTTCGCCCTGTCCGGCGCCCTCTGTTACGGCGAACTGGGTGCCATGTTTCCCCGGGCGGGAGGGGAGTATGTGTTTCTGCGCGAGAGCTTCGGAAAGGGGGTAGCCTTTCTCTCGGGGTGGATCTCGCTGGTAGTCGGTTTTTCAGCCCCCATCGCGGCGGCAGCCATCGCCTTTGCCACATATCTCCTGCGCCTGCTGCCTAACATTCCCCATGTGGAGTACGCATGCACGCTTTTTGACGTCAAGGTCTTTGTCCTGTCGCACATTACCCTGACGGCGATAGCCGTCGTCGTGATTATCTCCCTGGCCCATTATCACAGCCTCTCCCTGGGCACGAAAATCCAGAACATCCTGACCCTGTTCAAGGTGGGATTCATTATCTGTCTTGTCGCGGCGGGATTCTGGTACGGTCAGGGGGAGACAGGTCTGGTTTTTACAGCGCCGGCCGTGGAGACGGTTTTCAGCGGCAGGTTCGCGGTCGCGCTCATCTTCGTCTCCTTCGCCTTCAGCGGCTGGAACGCGGCCGCATACCTGGGGGGGGAGATCAGGGATCCCGAGAGGAACATCCGGGTTTCCCTGCTGGCTGGTACGCTCTTCGTTATCTTTGTCTACCTGGTGCTGAATGTCCTCTACCTCTACGCCCTTCCAGCCGAGAAAATGAGCGGTGTGCTTGAGGTCGGGGCCGAATCCGCCACCGCCCTTTTCGGCCGGAATATCGGTCAATTTTTTGCCGCCGCCATCGCTGTTGGCCTGCTCTCGGTCTTAAGTGCCATGATCATGACCGGACCGCGGGTCTACTACGCCATGGCACGGGATGGCGTCTTCTTCGAGCTGTTCGGAAGGGTGAACAGCCTCCATCGCACGCCGGCCCATTCCATTCTCCTGCAGGGGGGGCTTGCCGCGCTGCTGATCCTCACGGCATCCTTCGATGCACTGCTCCTGTACATCGGTTTTACCCTGTCCCTCAGTGCCACCCTGACCGTCATCGGCATGATCAGGCTCAGGTTCTCCAGTCCTCGTCTCAACAGACCCTACCGGACCTTCGGGTATCCCCTGACGCCGCTTCTGTTCATCGCCGGCAATCTGTGGATCATCTGCTTTTCCATCGCCAGCAGGCCAATTACGGCGCTCTTAGGCCTGGGGACCATCGGGGCGGGGGGCGTCGTGTATTCCTGCTTTCGGGCAAAGGGGGGGCTGGCGCGGGATGGGGAAGAGGATTGCCCGCGAGTCGCTTCCATGGTCGACTGA
- a CDS encoding TonB-dependent receptor plug domain-containing protein, which yields MKHLTMEEIVVTDTAVTDPAATVVGVKTIEKGRSTTIPDVLENEAGIDISRKALVGDTGDTLKIRGLSGNRIMLNIDGRSVNAAGVQGGYFVDWSTIPLDNIEKVEVIYGGGSVKYGNNAGGGVINVITKKPTEKPTVSMYGNFGAGDHISDMQNYRVTHTYKVGPIGYSIAGSYQHADEYLWNNDYEAKNIAAKLYVDMPFRGEMTLGMQYTDVDRGFALSNRLSSKINDPNYDVKRNDAYPLSSGDSFSPGAGNVTTAGPGANWNKTKYLLDFGYKQPIGTALVEFKAYKNHEDRHEKNYSANWINSSYSNGKLVLDRTVKSDRSYGGSLELFVPIRDHEIAIGAERKIIATGGQDVDYVDTAYGVKGTVADSNGDSAHMWGIYLQDSWSVTDSFLLTPGVRYDLYKGPTSEGGQLEDYGVSFSLTGTYKLTDSDVVTASVYRKYLTPSAPDAAWWSDGYGQYYTKELKLERNNAIEMAYQHSFSPKDYLKLSAYHYMIDDYISRFSRTDGRGCYNIDRVRLTGVSLEGATEPLPWVALRGNVTYQKSKKKGDSMDPAQVSDELEYLPEWKGNAGVDFRLPYAATFSVKERVVGITKTVQSYTEKGTTTYKRLQLSPHATTDIELRVPVTQHGELSVYCENLLDHHYQERYGYALPGRIVGASAKVSF from the coding sequence ATGAAACACCTGACCATGGAAGAGATCGTGGTGACGGATACGGCGGTTACGGATCCGGCCGCCACCGTGGTCGGCGTGAAGACCATCGAAAAGGGGAGGAGTACCACCATCCCCGATGTCCTGGAAAACGAGGCCGGGATCGACATCAGCAGGAAAGCCCTGGTGGGCGATACGGGCGACACACTGAAGATCAGGGGGCTTTCCGGAAACAGGATCATGTTGAACATCGACGGAAGATCGGTCAATGCCGCAGGCGTGCAGGGGGGCTATTTCGTCGACTGGAGCACCATTCCCTTGGACAACATCGAAAAGGTCGAGGTGATCTACGGCGGCGGGTCGGTAAAATACGGAAACAACGCCGGCGGCGGGGTGATCAACGTGATCACCAAGAAGCCGACGGAAAAACCGACCGTCTCGATGTACGGGAATTTTGGCGCCGGTGACCATATCAGCGACATGCAGAACTACCGGGTCACCCACACCTACAAGGTCGGCCCCATCGGCTATTCCATCGCCGGCAGTTACCAGCATGCGGATGAGTATCTCTGGAACAACGATTACGAGGCCAAGAACATCGCCGCCAAACTGTATGTCGACATGCCGTTCAGGGGGGAAATGACCCTGGGGATGCAGTACACCGATGTGGATCGTGGTTTCGCGCTTTCCAACAGGCTTTCCAGTAAAATCAATGACCCCAACTATGACGTTAAAAGAAACGACGCCTATCCTCTCTCCTCCGGAGATTCGTTCTCACCGGGCGCGGGAAACGTAACAACCGCGGGGCCTGGAGCGAACTGGAACAAGACCAAGTATCTCCTTGATTTCGGCTACAAACAGCCCATTGGCACCGCTCTGGTTGAGTTCAAGGCCTACAAGAATCACGAGGACAGGCATGAGAAAAACTACTCCGCAAACTGGATAAACAGCAGCTATAGCAATGGCAAACTCGTCCTCGATCGGACGGTGAAGTCGGACAGATCCTACGGCGGAAGCCTGGAGCTGTTTGTGCCCATTAGAGATCATGAAATAGCCATTGGAGCGGAGAGGAAGATCATAGCCACGGGCGGACAGGATGTGGATTACGTGGATACCGCCTACGGGGTAAAGGGAACGGTTGCGGACAGCAATGGGGACTCGGCGCACATGTGGGGGATCTATCTCCAGGACAGCTGGAGCGTTACCGACTCGTTCCTGCTGACTCCCGGGGTCCGCTACGATCTGTACAAGGGACCCACATCGGAAGGCGGCCAACTGGAGGATTATGGCGTCAGCTTCTCCCTGACCGGGACGTACAAGCTTACGGACAGCGACGTGGTTACGGCATCGGTCTACCGGAAATACCTCACTCCCTCGGCGCCGGACGCGGCCTGGTGGTCGGACGGATATGGCCAATACTATACAAAGGAGCTGAAACTGGAGCGGAACAACGCCATCGAGATGGCCTATCAGCACAGCTTCTCGCCCAAGGACTACCTTAAACTCTCTGCATACCACTATATGATCGATGACTACATCAGCCGGTTCTCCCGAACCGACGGCAGGGGGTGCTACAACATTGACAGGGTTCGTCTGACCGGTGTCTCTCTTGAAGGAGCCACCGAGCCCCTGCCGTGGGTTGCGCTACGGGGAAATGTCACCTACCAGAAGAGCAAGAAGAAGGGGGACAGCATGGATCCTGCCCAGGTTTCCGACGAACTCGAATACCTTCCCGAGTGGAAAGGGAATGCGGGTGTCGATTTTCGGCTCCCCTACGCCGCGACATTCAGCGTGAAGGAGCGGGTGGTGGGTATAACCAAGACCGTTCAATCCTATACGGAGAAGGGGACGACAACGTATAAACGTCTACAACTCAGTCCACACGCGACAACGGACATCGAACTGCGGGTACCGGTAACGCAACACGGCGAACTCTCCGTCTACTGCGAGAATCTGTTGGACCACCATTACCAGGAGCGCTACGGCTATGCCCTGCCGGGGAGGATCGTGGGAGCCTCGGCCAAGGTGTCATTCTGA
- the ccsA gene encoding cytochrome c biogenesis protein CcsA has translation MTILSAHTALKIAALAYFVAALPPLLSARLSGAVRVLLVPGILANLLVVWLRYRQAWPMLPMHLGPVLLPLCLALLVCLLVRRFSPMALRAALFMLAMLSLAAVLFPMDFYLPFIRSLTPFSHCFVALGAAGRACFLVSSAHGLSSLVEAGDRDGKVSLADALEKAFFWGALGYALCTLSLFCGELWSYLGWGTPVVWDDATLLTTMATWFFYTCYLHLQLTRAWNPRGRGCYAASGFFVVFLFTCVPELGPFRSPF, from the coding sequence GTGACCATTCTTTCCGCTCATACCGCTTTAAAGATCGCGGCCCTGGCGTACTTCGTCGCGGCGCTGCCGCCGCTGCTGTCGGCCCGGCTGTCCGGGGCCGTTCGCGTCCTGCTGGTTCCGGGGATTCTGGCCAATCTGCTCGTCGTCTGGCTGCGCTATCGCCAGGCCTGGCCCATGCTCCCCATGCACCTGGGGCCGGTTCTGCTGCCGCTCTGTCTGGCCCTGCTGGTCTGTCTCCTGGTCCGGAGATTCTCCCCCATGGCCCTGCGTGCGGCGCTGTTCATGCTGGCCATGCTCTCGCTCGCGGCCGTCCTGTTCCCCATGGATTTCTACCTGCCGTTCATCAGGTCGCTTACCCCCTTCTCCCACTGCTTCGTGGCGCTTGGCGCGGCGGGAAGGGCCTGTTTCCTCGTCAGCTCCGCCCATGGCCTGTCATCCCTTGTGGAGGCGGGCGACAGGGATGGCAAGGTCTCTTTGGCCGACGCCCTGGAGAAAGCCTTTTTCTGGGGGGCACTGGGGTATGCCCTCTGCACCCTCTCCCTGTTCTGCGGGGAGCTGTGGAGCTACCTGGGATGGGGCACCCCGGTGGTCTGGGACGACGCGACCCTGCTGACAACCATGGCCACCTGGTTCTTCTACACCTGTTACCTCCATCTACAGCTGACACGGGCCTGGAATCCCCGGGGGAGGGGCTGCTACGCTGCCAGCGGTTTCTTTGTGGTGTTTCTCTTTACCTGCGTCCCGGAGCTGGGCCCCTTCCGGTCACCCTTCTGA
- a CDS encoding ABC transporter substrate-binding protein — MNLKRLIGFLLLSALVGATLSACAKSEGGGKKSFLQVGEFAINRISPARTEVTDGSGRKLVLIPRNAPLPGDCDPSQVIRVPVKSVVAYGDFDVATLAVLGVLEETLVGVTRPEKRWYRDDVKRCFRSGRIVYLGEPNSLDYEQLKQQQPELVLTWDPSVIPMLDELKIPAVVTSTPVAMCLNARMGFVKFLAPFFNREKEAEAYFRRVNDALTALRARSAKSRDKKKVMWGDIYEKRVLVEPGNAWVGELLKYAETDYLFNDVYGTSCIEISVERFLTSGEDADVYFTYRGRSSGVTSKEALARVNPLVKNIRPITHGTVYLPLPHYSQSGDRLDEIFTELAAIVHPDVYPGYRLKFFEELPATEPADKGKPL; from the coding sequence ATGAATCTGAAGAGGCTCATCGGTTTTCTGCTGCTGTCCGCTCTGGTTGGGGCAACTCTCTCCGCCTGCGCCAAGAGCGAGGGGGGCGGGAAAAAATCATTTCTCCAGGTGGGAGAGTTCGCCATCAACCGGATATCCCCCGCCCGGACCGAGGTTACCGACGGCTCCGGCCGGAAACTGGTCCTGATACCGAGGAACGCGCCTCTGCCCGGGGACTGCGATCCCTCCCAGGTGATCAGGGTTCCGGTGAAGAGCGTCGTGGCCTACGGCGATTTCGACGTGGCCACACTGGCCGTCCTGGGGGTACTGGAGGAGACCCTGGTGGGGGTCACCCGGCCCGAGAAGCGCTGGTACCGCGACGATGTAAAAAGATGCTTCCGTTCGGGCAGGATCGTCTATCTGGGTGAGCCCAACAGCCTGGATTACGAGCAACTGAAGCAGCAACAGCCGGAGCTGGTGCTGACCTGGGATCCCTCGGTGATCCCCATGCTGGACGAACTGAAGATACCGGCGGTGGTAACCAGCACGCCGGTGGCCATGTGTCTCAACGCCAGGATGGGGTTCGTGAAATTTCTGGCCCCGTTTTTCAACCGGGAAAAGGAGGCCGAGGCGTATTTCCGGCGGGTCAACGACGCCCTGACCGCACTGCGGGCCAGGAGTGCGAAGTCCCGCGACAAGAAGAAGGTCATGTGGGGCGATATCTACGAAAAGAGGGTGCTGGTGGAGCCGGGCAACGCCTGGGTCGGTGAGCTGCTGAAGTACGCCGAGACCGACTATCTCTTCAACGATGTGTACGGCACCTCCTGCATCGAGATCTCGGTGGAGCGCTTTCTCACCAGCGGAGAAGATGCGGACGTCTATTTCACCTACCGGGGGAGGTCCAGCGGCGTGACCTCGAAGGAGGCGCTGGCCCGCGTCAACCCGCTGGTCAAAAACATCAGGCCGATCACCCACGGCACGGTCTATCTGCCGCTTCCCCATTACTCCCAGTCCGGGGACCGGCTGGACGAGATCTTTACCGAACTCGCCGCCATCGTCCATCCCGATGTCTATCCCGGCTACAGGCTGAAGTTCTTCGAGGAACTCCCCGCTACTGAGCCTGCCGATAAAGGAAAACCGCTATGA
- a CDS encoding FecCD family ABC transporter permease produces MTEATMDMNERHCLYPSRVLLVFSGLGLFALLMLLLNIGIGSVSFSPARIIDIVLHPDSGTASAIIWDIRIPRALGAVMGGAFLAISGLLLQVYFRNPIVGPYILGISSGATVMVSLVMLTTLTVGFTVLNPYMCTLASILGAYAVMSLILVIASRVKSGITLLIVGLMMGYLCGAVTAVLTALAEKEKIKGFILWELGSFSGFKWSEISMLALMGGALLVLVFALSKPLNAFLLGEEYAASMGVNIRRFRVLILMSACALAGMVTALAGPIAFVGMAVPHMARLFFGTSDNRILIPGASLVGAAVASLCDLIARMVMSPVELPLSSITAFFGAPIVLTLLIRRKVEL; encoded by the coding sequence ATGACCGAAGCAACCATGGATATGAACGAACGCCACTGCCTGTACCCGTCCCGCGTCCTGCTGGTCTTTTCCGGCCTGGGGCTGTTCGCCCTGCTTATGCTGCTGCTTAATATCGGCATCGGCTCCGTATCGTTTTCGCCGGCCAGGATCATCGACATCGTGCTCCATCCGGACAGCGGCACCGCCAGCGCCATCATCTGGGACATCCGCATCCCGCGGGCCCTGGGCGCCGTCATGGGGGGGGCGTTCCTGGCGATTTCCGGTCTGCTGCTCCAGGTCTATTTCCGCAACCCCATCGTCGGCCCCTATATCCTGGGGATCTCCTCGGGAGCGACGGTCATGGTCTCCCTGGTCATGCTGACCACCCTGACCGTGGGGTTTACGGTGCTGAACCCCTACATGTGTACCCTGGCATCCATTCTCGGCGCCTACGCGGTCATGTCCCTGATCCTGGTGATCGCCTCGCGGGTAAAAAGCGGCATCACCCTGCTGATCGTCGGCCTCATGATGGGGTATCTGTGCGGCGCCGTTACCGCCGTGCTCACCGCCCTGGCAGAGAAGGAGAAGATCAAGGGATTCATCCTCTGGGAACTGGGGAGCTTCTCCGGCTTCAAATGGAGCGAAATCTCCATGCTGGCGCTCATGGGCGGGGCTCTGCTGGTCCTCGTGTTCGCGCTCAGCAAGCCTCTCAACGCCTTTCTCCTGGGAGAGGAGTATGCCGCCTCCATGGGGGTCAACATCCGCCGCTTCCGCGTGCTGATCCTGATGAGCGCCTGCGCCCTGGCCGGCATGGTCACCGCCCTGGCCGGCCCCATCGCCTTCGTGGGGATGGCGGTGCCGCACATGGCCCGGCTGTTCTTCGGCACCTCGGACAACCGGATCCTGATCCCCGGCGCCAGCCTGGTCGGCGCAGCCGTCGCCAGCCTGTGCGACCTGATCGCCCGCATGGTCATGTCCCCGGTGGAGCTGCCGCTGTCGTCCATTACCGCCTTTTTCGGGGCGCCCATCGTCCTGACCCTGCTGATCAGAAGGAAGGTGGAGTTATGA
- a CDS encoding ABC transporter ATP-binding protein produces the protein MSGSDGRFVIECRELSVGYKRKAVLSQITMGFEEGRFVALLGPNGAGKTTLLRTISNLLPPISGRVLVMGRELKEIRSPELARIMAVVLTTRVSPPLLSVFDFVALGRYPHTGRLGRLGRADCAVVHESLAAVNALELIDRPFNAISDGERQKVLVARALAQEPRLLVLDEPTIHLDLKHRMEVMAILRDLCRTRGITVVASLHDVDVAAKVADTVVLVRDGGVADWGTAEKLLTGDRVGELYRFDGVEYSHHLGGMELRGAASRGKAFVVAGMGSGATLYRLLAKRGYAISTGIVHTNDLDYFVARSLGADCSFQQPAEAADGEALALALGYLEECDFVIDSGFEPGRMNQVNLKLLEAARARGKTVFTLRSGDGEAFPGGFGECIQCNDEEELLAALDRYPVSDRHLEAT, from the coding sequence ATGAGCGGAAGCGACGGAAGATTCGTGATCGAATGCCGGGAACTGTCGGTCGGCTACAAACGGAAGGCCGTGCTCTCACAGATCACCATGGGGTTCGAGGAGGGGCGCTTCGTTGCCTTGCTGGGACCCAATGGCGCCGGCAAGACCACCCTTTTGCGCACCATCTCCAACCTGCTCCCCCCGATCTCCGGCCGGGTGCTGGTCATGGGGAGGGAGTTGAAGGAGATACGCTCCCCGGAGCTGGCCCGGATCATGGCCGTGGTGTTGACCACCAGGGTTTCTCCGCCGCTGCTTTCGGTGTTCGATTTTGTTGCCCTGGGGCGGTATCCCCATACCGGCCGCCTGGGGCGGCTGGGCAGAGCCGATTGCGCAGTGGTCCATGAATCTCTGGCAGCAGTCAACGCCCTGGAGCTGATCGACCGGCCGTTCAACGCCATCAGCGACGGGGAGCGGCAGAAGGTGCTGGTTGCCCGGGCCCTGGCCCAGGAGCCGCGGCTCCTGGTGCTGGACGAGCCGACCATTCACCTGGACCTGAAGCACCGCATGGAGGTGATGGCCATTCTGCGCGACCTCTGCCGGACCAGGGGGATCACCGTGGTGGCGTCGCTGCACGATGTGGATGTGGCAGCCAAGGTGGCCGACACGGTCGTGCTGGTCAGGGACGGGGGGGTGGCGGACTGGGGTACCGCGGAGAAGCTGCTCACCGGCGACAGGGTGGGTGAGCTGTACCGGTTCGACGGGGTCGAGTACAGCCACCACCTGGGCGGCATGGAACTGCGCGGCGCCGCCAGCCGCGGCAAGGCCTTCGTGGTGGCGGGCATGGGAAGCGGGGCCACGCTCTACCGGCTTTTGGCCAAGCGGGGCTATGCCATCAGCACCGGCATCGTCCACACCAACGACCTGGACTACTTCGTTGCCCGCTCCCTGGGGGCTGACTGCTCGTTTCAACAGCCGGCCGAAGCCGCCGACGGGGAGGCCCTGGCCCTGGCCCTGGGATATCTGGAAGAGTGCGATTTCGTCATCGACAGCGGCTTTGAGCCGGGGCGCATGAACCAGGTCAACCTGAAGCTGCTGGAAGCGGCCAGGGCCAGAGGGAAGACGGTTTTCACGCTCCGCTCCGGGGACGGGGAGGCGTTTCCGGGGGGCTTCGGGGAGTGTATTCAATGCAACGACGAGGAAGAGCTGCTGGCCGCGCTTGACCGGTATCCCGTATCGGACCGACATCTGGAGGCGACATGA